In Aquiflexum balticum DSM 16537, a single genomic region encodes these proteins:
- a CDS encoding SAM-dependent methyltransferase: MGTEELKTETPKGKWIGSSVSEREGQQWDKKKEMDFTYTNIDKFIRLSLGENAHFSNAMYLGDFSMSLEEAQLKKYEFVVENLGIKKGTRVLDLGCGWGGWLKYLRDVVGAEGIGVNLSDGQVQACRDNGLTAYIKDARFVKPEDFGTFDAITAFGSFEHVASVRDYLNGQQDAVYEDYFRHVYHLLKDGGKFYMQSMTFEKNMMPFEEIDINAPKDSNQYMMALLLKHNPDSWVPYGYEHIVRTAEPYFNNIYYTDGRLDYIHTNREWTKRFHRFQLKKYLWFASLIPKYLTDKEFRHQLAVLRVRPNRVCFEREIMGHARLIFEKR, encoded by the coding sequence ATGGGAACTGAAGAGCTTAAAACTGAAACACCAAAAGGCAAATGGATAGGATCCAGTGTCAGTGAACGTGAAGGTCAGCAATGGGATAAGAAAAAAGAAATGGACTTCACTTATACCAACATTGACAAATTCATCAGATTGAGTCTTGGAGAAAATGCTCATTTTAGCAATGCCATGTATTTGGGTGATTTTTCGATGAGCCTGGAAGAGGCACAATTAAAGAAATATGAATTTGTCGTTGAAAATCTTGGGATAAAAAAAGGTACCAGAGTCCTTGACTTGGGATGTGGTTGGGGCGGTTGGCTCAAATATTTAAGAGATGTTGTCGGAGCGGAAGGAATTGGAGTAAACCTTTCTGACGGTCAAGTTCAAGCTTGCAGAGACAATGGACTTACAGCTTATATCAAAGATGCGCGATTTGTCAAACCTGAAGATTTTGGCACATTTGATGCCATTACTGCCTTTGGGAGTTTTGAGCATGTAGCTTCTGTCAGAGATTATCTCAATGGCCAACAGGACGCTGTTTATGAGGACTACTTTAGGCATGTTTATCATTTACTGAAGGATGGGGGGAAATTTTATATGCAAAGTATGACCTTTGAAAAAAACATGATGCCATTTGAAGAAATAGATATCAATGCACCCAAAGACTCCAATCAATATATGATGGCCTTGCTATTAAAGCATAATCCTGATTCTTGGGTTCCATATGGCTATGAACATATCGTAAGGACTGCAGAACCCTATTTCAATAACATTTATTACACTGATGGAAGGTTGGATTATATCCATACAAACCGGGAGTGGACCAAAAGATTTCATAGGTTTCAATTGAAAAAATACCTTTGGTTTGCTTCTTTGATTCCAAAATACCTGACAGATAAAGAATTCAGACATCAACTTGCCGTTTTGAGAGTACGTCCGAATAGGGTATGTTTTGAAAGGGAAATCATGGGACATGCGAGGTTGATTTTTGAGAAGAGGTAG